One genomic window of Campylobacter concisus includes the following:
- a CDS encoding Rrf2 family transcriptional regulator, which translates to TLLQIFNAVNDKEKLFKIHSDSPKACPLGSKIEGLLTGHFLKAQEALEDSLRSITLQDLLDELINL; encoded by the coding sequence TAACCCTCCTTCAAATCTTTAACGCAGTAAATGATAAAGAAAAACTTTTTAAGATCCACTCTGACTCACCCAAAGCCTGCCCACTTGGTAGCAAGATCGAGGGACTCTTAACTGGTCACTTCCTAAAAGCACAAGAAGCTTTAGAGGATAGTTTAAGAAGTATTACTTTACAAGATCTATTAGATGAGCTTATTAATTTATAA